DNA from Armatimonadota bacterium:
CCGCCGCGGCGTGCGCTGCTCCAGCCAGCGTACGAACATCGTCAGCACCAGGCACACCAGCAACACGTGGAACGCATAGACCTCCACCTGGTTGGCCTGGGGCCACACCCACCAGTTGAGCCCCAGTACCAGCCCGCCCAGCGCCCCTGCCGCCCCGCTGCCGGTAAGCGCGATCAGTATCCAGCACAGCAGCCCCCCGCCCGCCGCCGCCGACACCGCGCTGAAGAACGCGGTGCGGCGCGCCGACTCGCCCAGGGGAAGCAGGTCGAACAGCTTGCCCACCATCAGGTACAGGGGATAACCCGTGGGGTGGGCGACGCCCATGGTGTGCACCGCGGTGGCCAACTCGCCCGAGTCCCGGTCGGTGATGGTGGGCGCGAGCGTCAGCCAGTAGCAGATGAGCAGCGCCGCCGCGACGGCGACCGGGAGGCCGATCCGCAGGGCCGCCCGGCGCAGGCCGGGGAAGCCCCGGACGCCGGCAGACAGCGCGCGCAGAGATCTCACGCGCCTATTCTGCCACAGCCGCGCCCGGCCGGTCAATGGCGATTCCGCCGTATTCATCTGAGGGACACGGCGCCCGCCGGCGCCAGCGGGGTCTTCCCCTTGTCTCGCGCCAGTTGGGCGAACACCTGGTACCGGCCGGGAACCATATGTGGGGGGAACAAGGCGTTGAAGGTCTGCTGGTAGTGCCAGCCGCTGCGGCTGGCCGGCGACGCCAGGCCGAACAGCAGCGGGCACGACCGCACCAGCACGAGCTCGCGCGCGCCCTCGGTCTTGCCCGCGGCCACTTGCTGCGCGATGGTGGAGTGAATGAAAGCGATAAGCAGCTCCCCGTCGGGCGGAACCCTCCCGCTCCAGCGAATGGCGGCGGTAATCGCGAAGGGCTCGCCGCGCTTGAGCCGTCGCGGCGTCGCTACGCCCAGCAGGCTGCCGGCGCCGCCGGGAAGCTGCAGCAGCGGCCGCGCGCCGGGAGCGTCGGCCGCCTGGGGGATACCGGGAGGAGCCACCAGCCGATAGAGCACGCGGTCTTTCAACAGCACGTAGCCGGGAGGCACGCGCTTGAGCTCGATGTCGGTGTAGAGGGGGCGGCTGGGATCAGTGCGCCGCCGGACCTCGGTCAGCAAGTGGGCGGGCCTCGAGTCGGGGGGATCAGCTATCACCAGAAAGACCGCCTCGGCCAGCAGCGGGTCGCGCAGCGGCTGATACCACGACTGGAGCATCAGGCCGTAGCTGTACACCGGCAGCACGGGTCTGTGGCGCAGGACATGGTAGTAGTAATTGTATGCGCCGTAGTGTTCATCGCTCCGAACCAAGATGACGGCATTGGCAGGCAAGCG
Protein-coding regions in this window:
- a CDS encoding DUF2723 domain-containing protein, translated to MRSLRALSAGVRGFPGLRRAALRIGLPVAVAAALLICYWLTLAPTITDRDSGELATAVHTMGVAHPTGYPLYLMVGKLFDLLPLGESARRTAFFSAVSAAAGGGLLCWILIALTGSGAAGALGGLVLGLNWWVWPQANQVEVYAFHVLLVCLVLTMFVRWLEQRTPRRLSQLAFCCGLALTHHRTSAFFIAPVLVWALIATRPVRVLGLARTVGWGLLPLLLYGWLPYRSAHRPPINWDNTSDHLLYFLGHVAGIQYYSFALADTRANAWVHTLSWLVKLNEQFSIVGLALVLVGMVGMVRSSRYRALGISLTLSFAVVAT